The following proteins come from a genomic window of Nicotiana tomentosiformis chromosome 12, ASM39032v3, whole genome shotgun sequence:
- the LOC138903252 gene encoding uncharacterized protein produces MKNRQEPLKPPSPKRTANVISGGEEVNGVTYTAAKKTSKFIVTQGKRVRQVLEEDNITFDDANANGLIIPHNDALVIYLLIHDTNVKRVLIDPGSSMNIILLRVVNEMQMGNKIVPKARSLSGFDNSTVITKGGDSAYHICRRSYQGYEIPSNRHGHGL; encoded by the coding sequence ATGAAAAATAGACAAGAACCTCTAAAACCTCCGTCTCCAAAAAGAACAGCTAACGTGATAAGCGGAGGGGAAGAAGTCAATGGTGTAACATACACAGCTGCGAAAAAGACGTCAAAATTCATTGTGACCCAGGGGAAGCGAGTTCGCCAAGTTTTGGAAGAAGATAATATAACATTTGATGATGCAAATGCAAATGGCTTGATAatacctcacaatgatgcactggtaatatatttacttatacatgatactaatgtaaaacgagttttgattgatccaggtagctccaTGAATATTATTCTTCTAAGAGTGGTGAATGAAATGCAAATGGGCAACAAGATAGTACCAAAAGCACGATCCTTATCTGGATTCGATAATTCAACCGTTATTACAAAAGGGGGAGATAGTGCTTACCACATTTGCAGAAGGAGTTATCAAGGATACGAAATTCCAAGTAATAGACATGGACATGGCTTATAA
- the LOC104106865 gene encoding 2-oxoisovalerate dehydrogenase subunit alpha 1, mitochondrial-like isoform X1 gives MAIWISRSITRIFNHSLQRACPLSLFHQRSSRPFSYFESTKGREQIECPHNYEKDNYHVEINLDENQVLDFPGGKIPFTSQMKFIPESSETRLACYRILDNNGYLIPGSVFEQVSKDLAVKMYRTMVTLQIMDSIFDEAKKQGRLSFYLTTVGEEVINIASAAALTPEDIVLPQYREPGVLLWRGFTLQEFANQLLGNKGDNGKGRQMPIHYGSNKLNYFTVSSTIATQLPQAVGVAYSLKMDKKEACVVTYFGDGTTSEGDFHAALNFAAVLEVPVIFLCRNNGWAISTPVAEQFRSDGIAIKGQGYGVRSIRVDGNDALAVYSAIRSARKMAIKEQRPILVEAMAYRVGDHASSDDSTKYRSMEEIEYRRRRSSVARFRKWIQKNGWWSDEDEFEFRGNIREQVLQAIQAAEEEEKPPLVDLFTDVYDQIPSNLQEQERYIRDAIKRRPKEYPSNIPL, from the exons ATGGCCATTTGGATTTCAAGATCAATTACAAGAATCTTTAACCATTCTCTTCAAAGGGCTtgtcccttgtctcttttccaccAGAGAAGTTCAAGGCCATTTTCCTATTTCGAGTCCACGAAAGGAAGAGAGCAAATAGAGTGCCCACACAACTATGAGAAGGATAATTATCATGTTGAAATTAATCTTGATGAGAACCAA GTCTTGGATTTCCCAGGAGGAAAAAttccatttacttctcaaatgaAATTCattcctgaatcatccgaaacaAGGTTAGCTTGTTATCGTATCCTTGACAATAATGGCTATCTAATTCCAGGCAGTGTATTCGAGCAG GTGAGTAAAGATTTGGCAGTGAAAatgtatagaacaatggttaccCTTCAAATTATGGACTCCATTTTCGATGAAGCAAAAAAACAGGGCAGGTTATCCTTTTATCTAACAACTGTTGGAGAAGAGGTCATTAACATAGCTTCTGCTGCTGCCCTTACCCCAGAAGACATTGTGTTGCCTCAG TACAGGGAGCCCGGGGTTCTTTTATGGCGTGGCTTCACCCTACAAGAATTTGCCAATCAATTGCTTGGAAACAAGGGTGACAATGGGAAAGGCAGGCAAATGCCAATACATTATGGCTCTAACAAGCTCAATTACTTCACCGTTTCTTCAACTATTGC CACACAGCTTCCACAGGCAGTAGGCGTGGCTTATTCTCTGAAAATGGACAAAAAGGAGGCTTGTGTTGTCACTTATTTTGGAGATGGCACCACTAGTGAG GGAGATTTCCATGCTGCTTTAAATTTTGCGGCAGTTCTGGAAGTTCCTGTTATATTTCTATGTCGCAATAATGGATGGGCAATTAGCACCCCTGTGGCTGAACAATTTCGAA GTGATGGAATCGCCATTAAAGGGCAGGGTTATGGAGTTCGAAGCATTCGAGTAGATGGCAATGATGCTCTTGCAGTTTATAGTGCTATTCGTTCTGCTCGTAAAATGGCAATAAAAGAACAAAGGCCAATATTAGTAGAG GCCATGGCTTATCGAGTGGGCGACCATGCATCATCTGATGATTCTACCAAGTACCGATCCATGGAGGAAATCGAGTACCGGAGAAGACGAAGCTCAGTCGCCAGATTCAGAAAATGGATACAGAAAAATGGTTGGTGGAGCGATGAAGATGAATTCGAATTCCGGGGAAATATCAGAGAGCAG GTGTTGCAAGCAATTCAAGCTGCTGAGGAAGAAGAGAAACCTCCGTTGGTAGATTTGTTTACTGATGTTTATGACCAgattccttcaaatcttcaagaacaAGAGAGGTATATTAGAGATGCTATAAAGAGACGTCCAAAAGAGTATCCTTCTAATATTCCTCTATAG
- the LOC104106864 gene encoding small ribosomal subunit protein bS6c-like: MFSSSLSPALTSTPSSLNPLLTLSHFHPFSTFPITSNAKNVNHSCLILKAQTLEFSGSFFERGFGGDDDPPTAPGSGITAVEDKEEPQCPPGLRPYETMAVLRPDMSEDERLALTQKYEELLVAGGGMYVEVFNRGVIPLAYSIRRKNKAGETNTYLDGIYLLFTYFTKPESMTALEATLNTDDDVIRSSSFKIRKRKY; this comes from the exons ATGTTCTCTTCTTCACTATCCCCAGCTTTGACCTCCACACCCTCTTCATTGAACCCCCTCTTAACGCTTTCTCATTTTCACCCATTCTCGACTTTCCCCATAACTTCCAATGCCAAAAATGTGAACCATTCTTGTTTAATTCTGAAGGCTCAGACTTTAGAATTTTCGGGTTCCTTCTTTGAACGTGGGTTCGGGGGAGATGACGACCCGCCAACTGCTCCCGGGTCGGGCATTACCGCTGTTGAAGATAAAGAGGAGCCCCAGTGCCCTCCTGGATTGAGGCCATATGAAACTATGGCGGTTTTAAGGCCTGATATGTCTGAAGATGAGCGACTCGCTCTTACCCAGAAGTATGAAGAG TTGCTTGTTGCTGGTGGTGGCATGTATGTGGAGGTGTTCAACCGAGGGGTTATTCCCCTAGCCTACAGCATCAGGAGGAAAAATAAAGCTGGAGAGACCAATACTTACTTGGACGGGATCTACTTGCTATTTACTTACTTTACCAAACCCGAATCCATGACAGCTCTTGAGGCAACACTTAATACTGATGATGATGTTATCCGATCGTCCAGCTTCaaaataaggaaaagaaaatactag
- the LOC104106865 gene encoding 2-oxoisovalerate dehydrogenase subunit alpha 2, mitochondrial-like isoform X2: MAIWISRSITRIFNHSLQRACPLSLFHQRSSRPFSYFESTKGREQIECPHNYEKDNYHVEINLDENQVSKDLAVKMYRTMVTLQIMDSIFDEAKKQGRLSFYLTTVGEEVINIASAAALTPEDIVLPQYREPGVLLWRGFTLQEFANQLLGNKGDNGKGRQMPIHYGSNKLNYFTVSSTIATQLPQAVGVAYSLKMDKKEACVVTYFGDGTTSEGDFHAALNFAAVLEVPVIFLCRNNGWAISTPVAEQFRSDGIAIKGQGYGVRSIRVDGNDALAVYSAIRSARKMAIKEQRPILVEAMAYRVGDHASSDDSTKYRSMEEIEYRRRRSSVARFRKWIQKNGWWSDEDEFEFRGNIREQVLQAIQAAEEEEKPPLVDLFTDVYDQIPSNLQEQERYIRDAIKRRPKEYPSNIPL, encoded by the exons ATGGCCATTTGGATTTCAAGATCAATTACAAGAATCTTTAACCATTCTCTTCAAAGGGCTtgtcccttgtctcttttccaccAGAGAAGTTCAAGGCCATTTTCCTATTTCGAGTCCACGAAAGGAAGAGAGCAAATAGAGTGCCCACACAACTATGAGAAGGATAATTATCATGTTGAAATTAATCTTGATGAGAACCAA GTGAGTAAAGATTTGGCAGTGAAAatgtatagaacaatggttaccCTTCAAATTATGGACTCCATTTTCGATGAAGCAAAAAAACAGGGCAGGTTATCCTTTTATCTAACAACTGTTGGAGAAGAGGTCATTAACATAGCTTCTGCTGCTGCCCTTACCCCAGAAGACATTGTGTTGCCTCAG TACAGGGAGCCCGGGGTTCTTTTATGGCGTGGCTTCACCCTACAAGAATTTGCCAATCAATTGCTTGGAAACAAGGGTGACAATGGGAAAGGCAGGCAAATGCCAATACATTATGGCTCTAACAAGCTCAATTACTTCACCGTTTCTTCAACTATTGC CACACAGCTTCCACAGGCAGTAGGCGTGGCTTATTCTCTGAAAATGGACAAAAAGGAGGCTTGTGTTGTCACTTATTTTGGAGATGGCACCACTAGTGAG GGAGATTTCCATGCTGCTTTAAATTTTGCGGCAGTTCTGGAAGTTCCTGTTATATTTCTATGTCGCAATAATGGATGGGCAATTAGCACCCCTGTGGCTGAACAATTTCGAA GTGATGGAATCGCCATTAAAGGGCAGGGTTATGGAGTTCGAAGCATTCGAGTAGATGGCAATGATGCTCTTGCAGTTTATAGTGCTATTCGTTCTGCTCGTAAAATGGCAATAAAAGAACAAAGGCCAATATTAGTAGAG GCCATGGCTTATCGAGTGGGCGACCATGCATCATCTGATGATTCTACCAAGTACCGATCCATGGAGGAAATCGAGTACCGGAGAAGACGAAGCTCAGTCGCCAGATTCAGAAAATGGATACAGAAAAATGGTTGGTGGAGCGATGAAGATGAATTCGAATTCCGGGGAAATATCAGAGAGCAG GTGTTGCAAGCAATTCAAGCTGCTGAGGAAGAAGAGAAACCTCCGTTGGTAGATTTGTTTACTGATGTTTATGACCAgattccttcaaatcttcaagaacaAGAGAGGTATATTAGAGATGCTATAAAGAGACGTCCAAAAGAGTATCCTTCTAATATTCCTCTATAG